The Candidatus Omnitrophota bacterium genome contains a region encoding:
- a CDS encoding type II secretion system F family protein translates to MPVFKYVAKDKQGHTISASIEADSPAPLVASLRDKGLVIISVKEEKPKKGFSGLAGLMGNKIKTEDLVIFSRQLATMVDAGIPVTQGLDILSEQVENKKFKNIITTLRDDIEGGRSLSEAFGKHPNAFSVLFVNMVKAGESSGTLDLILDRLAGYMEKTSFLMRRVKAALVYPAVITTIAFGITVFLIIKVVPVFKGIYEGFGAQLPLPTQLLLSLSDFMRQYFLLGVAGVIAAVFLVSRYAKTASGKFRFDQLKLKLPVFGLLLKKVAISRFSRTLSTLVKSGVPILNSLEIVAKTAGNRVVEIAVNNARESIREGENISDPLTKSGIFPPLVVRMIGVGEKTGELEKMLAKIADFYDEQVDAAVTGLTSMIEPLIIAFLGLIIGGIVVSMYLPIFKISELIQM, encoded by the coding sequence ATGCCGGTTTTCAAGTATGTTGCCAAAGACAAACAGGGACACACGATTAGTGCTTCGATAGAGGCAGACAGCCCCGCACCTCTTGTTGCTTCATTAAGGGATAAGGGGCTGGTAATTATCTCGGTCAAAGAGGAAAAACCAAAAAAAGGATTTTCCGGCCTGGCCGGTTTGATGGGTAACAAGATAAAGACCGAAGACCTGGTAATATTTTCCAGGCAGTTGGCTACAATGGTGGATGCCGGGATACCGGTGACCCAGGGCCTGGATATTTTATCTGAACAGGTGGAAAACAAAAAATTTAAAAATATAATTACCACCCTGCGGGATGATATTGAAGGCGGCAGAAGCCTGTCGGAGGCATTTGGTAAACACCCTAATGCCTTTTCTGTGCTTTTTGTAAACATGGTAAAGGCCGGGGAATCCAGCGGTACCCTGGATTTGATCTTAGATAGATTGGCGGGATATATGGAAAAGACCAGTTTTTTGATGCGCCGGGTTAAAGCAGCGCTGGTCTACCCCGCGGTAATAACTACCATAGCTTTTGGTATAACCGTTTTTCTTATTATTAAGGTAGTCCCGGTATTTAAAGGTATTTATGAAGGTTTTGGGGCGCAACTCCCTTTGCCCACCCAGTTGTTGCTTTCGTTAAGTGATTTTATGAGGCAATATTTTCTATTAGGCGTGGCGGGAGTGATTGCGGCTGTTTTTCTTGTTAGCCGTTATGCTAAAACGGCCAGCGGCAAATTCAGGTTTGACCAACTTAAGTTGAAACTACCGGTGTTCGGACTGCTTCTCAAAAAAGTAGCGATCAGCAGATTTTCCCGGACATTGTCAACTTTAGTGAAAAGCGGTGTGCCTATCTTGAACTCCCTGGAAATAGTGGCTAAAACAGCCGGAAACAGGGTTGTAGAAATTGCCGTGAACAATGCCCGGGAAAGCATTCGTGAAGGCGAAAATATTAGCGACCCGTTAACCAAAAGCGGTATTTTTCCCCCTCTGGTGGTAAGGATGATCGGCGTGGGGGAAAAGACCGGGGAGCTTGAAAAGATGCTGGCTAAGATCGCTGATTTTTACGATGAACAGGTAGATGCGGCTGTTACCGGGCTTACCTCGATGATCGAGCCTTTGATAATAGCCTTTTTAGGGTTAATAATCGGAGGGATCGTAGTCAGTATGTACCTGCCGATATTTAAGATCTCGGAGTTGATCCAGATGTAA